Part of the Spinacia oleracea cultivar Varoflay chromosome 5, BTI_SOV_V1, whole genome shotgun sequence genome, AGATTTCTCTTCGGGGTATGgtgagtggagtgtagttggtgtatttgggttgaaattcacccttcctcccgtctttctttgggCTTGCCTCTCTCGCGcccaccttctctttcccctttctcGAGTTGCCCTCGGGCTTACTCTGATTCATCTTGGTATCCCTCGTATCCGAGGGACCTTTCAACCTTGCAGCTGCCTTGTTCAACTCTtccgttctgatgaacgcatctgccatttgaagcacgtcagctattttggaggggtttttcattgaCAGTTTATCTCGGAATTTCCCCTCCCGGAATGCGtacttcaaggcgaagattgcTACGTCTGGCTGCAGGTTCGTGATGTTTGTTGATtctttcatgaatctggccatgaagtccCGAAGACTTTCATCTCGTTCCTGTTGTATGGAGGTCAGTTCTGCGGTAGTTcgttcggggcgattgttgctcacaaattgtACGCAGAACCTCTTTTTTAGcttcttccagcttttgatcGAACCCTTCGGCAACGATCTGGACCATTCCCCTGCAACTCTtgtcagcgtggttgggaattatttgcaccaacaagcctcggagtaggggctcaagaacatttgctgctcgtaggagatgacgtgatccctcggatccgtaGTCCCGCTGAATGTTAAGTGTGCTGGTAGCCTCACTTTAGGAATCTCCTCCATAACAATATCATTTGAGAACGGGGAAGATGCTGGGGTCATGATCCTCTTTCCTAGCCTCGCCCTGATACCTTCGCTCCTCGAGTTTCCTCTGTGGGATTGTTCGGGGGCGTGTAGGGGGCTAGGAGTTCGATCActcctccttctccttctcgactGGCCACTGGCTTCGGTTTGCCTACTGGATCTACTGGGGCTGCCTAGCCTATCATGGACCGAAGGGCGCATCCTACTGcgtaccgagcttcggatccgagtgcggTCACTTGCCCCGCTTTGGAGAGCTTGCGGTGTTGGAGATGGTGTTTCAAACCATTCTCCTTGTTGTTCTGCCCTTTGTTGTGTATCCCACGTACTCTCTCTCCATCTTGTCGTTAAGTGTGTCCCCGACATTTTAGGGAGAGTGCGTTCGGGTCCCGCAGTCTCTTCGTTAGGCGGTGGCTTGTTCAGCAGAAGTTGTCGCCTGATCCTGTtctttctcattgaagaggaaattctgcatgatggtcatggctgcGGCGAGCTCTTCTTGAGAAAGGAGTGGAGGTCTGCTAGCTGTTGCGGCGGTAGCCCTTGTCGGCTGTGATCTCGCCACTGAATGCAGTTGTTCCCCCTCATCGGATCCTGAGTCCGTTGGACAAGGACATCGTCCTGGTTGTCATTGTTGGGAATTTCCATTTTTCAAGTGAAAAATGGGGTGTTTttcaaggctttgaagtgttcttccccacagatggcgccaaattgttccggtgttgaagtggatggaacaatgggcttcgaatgaaggccctttcgagtgtgttgaagatcttgctagcttgaatgagtaatgtccgaattcacctgcacaaagacaatgttactagcctcgggggtgtttccgaggaaagcccctccgatgcctatgTAAGAACAATGCTaaaattctagagagagaagttctctagagagtagtcttaaggcaataaattggacgtaccttgaggtgtgagccttgacggcctatttatagtgtttgcatagtaaatgcccataggtcatttattgttaTTGGGTCTTGGGCCTTGgttgatggctgaatagccctTTGATTGCAgcgggtttgatgttgttgtgttGAGCCATTGGActttgatattcaattgggagcccaaacaactaTAAAGAACGCTTTTCTAATATAACAGCTATGTAAAGTAAATAATACGAAACGCTCCCCCACACACCCGTATTGTATCCTTTTACCATAActcaaaatataaattaaatataatACGGAATAGTATATAGAACGGTTGTCTATGCAACTGTTTCGTATCACATTTATGCCAACATAAAAACATAGTTGTGCGGAGTATACACCTCCACTCACAtaatttcttctccttccccaAAAAGGGAAGACATTGAAGGCCTTCAAACTTGAATTCCATAAATCCATAATCACGACTAAATTAAAGATCAATGATGGCTAAGATGATGATGTGAAAGAGCTTCCCTCTTGCTTTGGTTTATAGTGTCACCACCTTCCTTCCTCTCGTGTAAGCTCTTCATTTTtgctagtttttttttcttatacttcgtatttcatTTTGTTGATTCGTCTACTTAAGATACTAATTGTATTATATGCTGAATTCTCTCCAAAGTTTTTGACTTGAGAGAGAAATCAGTTTCTAAAAGGAATTTTCTTATTAGTTAATTTTTCAGTTTGGAGAATTAATAATTATTctgatttttccttttttatttttgacttTGCGCCTGCTATTTCAAATATGGCGCGATTTTTGTTGCCTGCAGTATGTTATGTTGTgataaatactccgtatttgattatgattttcctttttaattaattttattgccTGTTGTTTTACAATAAGtagaattaattattttttaattacctAGAGAAGATTTAGGCGTGAAAGAGGTGGGTTTCCTAAATTGTGTTTAACTTTATTCTTTGCTTGGATGTTTGGTTGTTTTGCTCAACGTCATTTACCATTCTGATTGTGATTTATAGTTGAATACAGGGCTATGGCAGCTGCTGCTTTAGAGGTTACATGGTTAGTACCATTGCTGGAAGAAATGGGGGTTGCTAAACTGATGCTAGTGTCTTTGCATTGTGACAACCAATCTGCTATTTATATAGCTAAGAATCTAGTGTTCCATGAGAGAACAAAACACATAGAGATTGACTGTCATTTTACAAGACACAAGGTTCTTGAAGGTCTTCTGCAAACTCACCTACTTGCCCACTAAGTCTCCACTGGCAGATGTATTCACCAAAGCTTTGCCCTCACCACAATTCAATGAGCTCTTATCCAAGCTAGGAGTTACACCTGCCACTCCTTACTTGAGGGGGGTGTTGGTAATACTACAATTGATCCTACAGGAGTGCAGACACAGCATTATAAAGCTGGACTAGCACACACAGTACATCCCATATGACAAAATTCTGCCACTTGTCTTATAGCCTATGCCACCTAGATTATTGCACTGATTGTTAGAGCCTTGTGATTAGCCAGTGCTTAACTTGCTGTACTCTGATTGGCTATGCCAGAAATGCCATCAGTAgtatatataatttattattgcgttgtactccctctgtcctttaatacttgcaccgctttccttttccggtcgtcccttaatacttgcaccgcttttatAAATGGAAATGTTTacctatattatattatttctcacacttacctactaccccacctacacccctattccctacagaaaatcatttaaaaatcaacaccCCTCACTCACCACTAGAGATGGCAACGGGTCCAGGACCCTACCCTGACCCTGTCAGACCCTACCCTAAAATTAGGGTATGGGTCTTAATTTTCtagaccctatagggtaagggtagggtatgggtatatGATGTATCGAATAGGGTAGGGTAAGGGTCCAACTTTTTCAGACCCTTACCCTACCCAGACCCTACCCATAGACCCTTAAAATCCATACCCTATCCAGACTAAACTAAACCCGTTCAAATTTCATAAACTAAACCCGTTCAAATTTCattaaagaaatataaaaataacataaaaccttaaggaAATCCACAAAATCACATTTACTCCTCTAACAACTATCCAACACTACCACTCACTAGTCAAAAAAACCTCTAACATTGACATTGTGTACTTGAGAACctgagattttttttaattcgtgACCTTAGTACATTAAATTGTAATATGTTTAAGGGAATACAAGGATGATTTGGGGCACTaggatttatttgttttaaaatgtcaaattaatcgtttgtcttgtattttttttgtgCATTACATATGGTtggatataaaaaaaattgaaaaaggtTATAGAAAAAATAGGCAATACGGACCCGCTCCGGACCCtagaccctacccataccctactGGACCCATAGGGTCCGGGTAAGGGTCTTGTAATTCtagaccctatagggtaagggtagggtatgggtataGGTCAAAAAATTAGGGTCCCGGTCCGGTATTGCTAGACCCTACCCATTGCCATTCCTACTCACCACCCCCCActccttacacatttcccactaactatattaaaaaaataccacactatcaacaaacacccattaaattaataagtcaattcaaatgtgtTAAACtcccactacaagaatttgtatctttaacgacaacctaattacgacgggtcaaaaatcccgtcgcaaaaggcttttgcgacggggctaacaaccaaacaatgacgggaataaccgtcgcaaatgtcttttacgacgggtttacgacggatttacgatgggatttctattaacgacggcccccttttatgacgggttcgcgacaggaaatcccgtcgttaatcaacgattattggcctttcgcgacgggatttcccgtcgttaatagtacaatttcttgtagtgtccgTGCcgatcaaaccggtgcgagtattaagggacggagagagtaataaGACTACCTAAAAATACTATTCTCAGATTGTAATTTGATCATTGCTGATGAATCCTAAAACCTCTCTCTGGCAGTCAGTGCAAGAGGTCCAAAACTTATGTGTTCATGTGTGATCTTTGATCCAGTTTTCAACAATTTACATTATTACAAAATAAGAAACTGGTTGAATAACGTTTAAACACCAAAAATTTCGAGGTTGATTGCACAATTAATTGCGTATAGTGGACGAAAGATTGATAACAGTTTGTAATTACGTTTTTAGCCTGTTAGCAATATACAAAGTCAACAGAAACTTAAGAAGAAATGTTGAAAATAATCCATCCATAATAATGTTTCACGCCCAAGAAATTACAGGTCCATTAGGTCTTAaactacatttttttttttttttttatatgtagATACGTTAAAAATTAGGATAGTCTTCTCTCAATACTATATCCTAACTTATctaaagatataaaataagaaaattcaCTATTTATGTATGAGTCAATTTCTTAGTGCGTCTGTATGCGATGACCTAAGGCGGCAACATAGTCAGCTGCGCGATTGGCTTCCCTATAAATGTGGCGAGAACGAATTTCATCGAAATTATTCAGAGGTCTTAAACTACATCGCATACAAAAAGGATAACTAGAGATTGAAAGCATTGCATTTGCATAGGGCATAGGCCATATATATATGCTTCAAAGAACAAGGCCAACCATTCTGCACATCGGGCATGTGTTCTGCTCCATCAGCCACGGTTTTATGCATTTTCTATGGAACTTGTGATTATGATCACAGTCCATAATACCAACGTCATCATCTTCCTCGTATACCTCCTGTGATCgagtttaaaatattaattagcgAAGTTCCATAATATTATACTACGTAAGACccaagaaaatgaaaaaaaaaaaactttataaaAAAGATGGGTAAATAATATATACCATGCATATAGGGCAACTACTACTAGCTCCACTTATAGCCTTGTACTTCTCAGTTCTCAAAGCTTGGTCAATTTGTGCTTCATTTAGTGCACCATGCTCCTGTGTGAAACAACACATATATCCTCAAATTTAATTACTCGAATCAAAAAAATCGTTTGATTATTTTCCAAAAACAAAAAGGTGTATTGCAATAACatggaataattttttttatttacgtaCGGCAAGCCACGCATCAAACTCTGCATCGGAGTCATATTCGGACTCATCATCATAGTCGTCGTCGTCTTCATCGTCATCTTCATCCTCCTCGCTATCACCATTGGCAACTTCTTCATTCTGGTTAGAAAGAAAGGGGTAATAATTTAAGCAAACGCATAAATTTTGGAAGAAAGGAATAAAATATGTATAGGTGAGAATTAGGAATTAAGAGTGGATTATTTAAGGATGAAAAACCTGAGCAGGTGGACTGGCATTAGCGAATGTGTTGTATTGAAACATCTGCGAACGCAACTGTATGTCGtccaaaaaataagaaaatgattAACAATTTAACATTATAATTCACCGAAGAAATAACTATGTTTACATCAATGAGGTATTAGTCTAGTGGTTAATGTTGATGGCTTGTGTATaaagatttattaaaatttaccCAATTCTAAATCTGAACCCAACAAAATGGGTTTTTAAACAAGATTTTATGACctgtaacccgattttatccgactCTGAACAATCGAAAACGTAATTGGTCAAAATCCGACTGAATCCGTTTTTGACTCAACCATTTGAAACTTGTTGTATTTATGggaataaatgagattatgaatAACTTTAAGcacaacaaacaaataaattgTTGTTACTATGTTGTGTGTAACAtaattttgatttgaattataatgcattttattgttgaatttgattaaataatatgaaaatttgttaatttgtgcgcATAATTGTATATTTATTACCCAAATAAATGAAACTATAAAATGTGATTTAAAATCTTTAGCTTGTTGGGTCGACCCAGCCCAAAATTAATGAAACTATAATacacattttaaaaaatttaaacccGCTGGGTCGACCCAAACCCCAAAGTTGTAgatcttgaacaagcatttgtaaacccgaacttGAAAGTGGCTTATCCAAATTAACACAAACCCAAAAGTTTTTTTTATAACCTGATCCGACTAACCCATTTGACAAGTCTATCTGTATACAATAGGTTTCAAGTTCGAATCTCTcgccccatttgtaatttgtatatCCCTTGTATCTCATTCGCACCCCAACAAAAGCACTAGATTTCTCGAAGTTACCCTGCTatctatattatatattaaaaaatgtGTTTATATTACGGTCTATCCGCCACGCTGCACTCTACTAAAAAGTTTCATTATATGTCATTGCCATACATATATACAGTTATACTTAACCATTGGGCTATACTAAATTACATGTTACCTTTTCAACATAGAATACATACATAAGAAAACTTAATCAAATCAATCATAAATTTCATAGAAAGTCATAATCATAATACATGAAATAACCCGCTCGTACTCGGGACCCAAAAACTAGTAATAATGTAAAAGCATTTGGTTATTTTATTTACCTCAGATTCCATAGCGGCGAGTAACGAAGGAGTCGCTTGAGGAGCCATTGCAGCATAATGCATGGCTTTAAGCTTCATCATCATCAGAAAATGTCTTCCCTGATAACAAAACGAAATAAGTTTCATGAGCGATCCAGAAGCATAAAGTTTTGGAA contains:
- the LOC110804629 gene encoding probable E3 ubiquitin-protein ligase RHG1A, translating into MAGESSSSVENNNGKSNGLSSSALAGLSVNETPNPTPTPTPTPIDQGITNTMSSLGKYSMVGESSSSTGNLTSPPVGGGIKYLGTLLPIESLELIPVKNNGQRGRPSLSAFPHPDSTQGRHFLMMMKLKAMHYAAMAPQATPSLLAAMESELRSQMFQYNTFANASPPAQNEEVANGDSEEDEDDDEDDDDYDDESEYDSDAEFDAWLAEHGALNEAQIDQALRTEKYKAISGASSSCPICMEVYEEDDDVGIMDCDHNHKFHRKCIKPWLMEQNTCPMCRMVGLVL